The genomic window CAATTCCGCAGCGTTGAAAACTGGAAATTCTTTGTGCTGTGCAAATTCGTTCAATTCGCCAAATTCCATTCCGAAACGAATGTCTGGTTTGTCATTTCCATAGGTTTTCATTGCGTAATCGTAAGTGATACGAGGAAATTTATCTACATCAATTCCTTTGATTTCTTTTAATAAATGACGGGTCAATCCTTCGAAAACATTCAAAATATCTTCTTGTTCCACAAATGCCATTTCGCAATCGATTTGTGTAAACTCTGGCTGACGATCGGCACGCAAATCTTCGTCACGGAAACATTTCACGATTTGGAAATATTTGTCCATTCCACCTACCATTAACAATTGTTTGAAAGTTTGTGGGGATTGTGGTAAAGCATAAAATTGTCCTTCGTTCATACGGGAAGGAACAACAAAATCTCGGGCTCCTTCTGGAGTCGATTTAATCAAATAAGGCGTTTCTACTTCGCAGAAATCTAAATCTGAAAGGTATTTACGCACTTCCATCGCTACTTTATGACGGAAAAGCAAACTGTTTTTTACCGGATTTCTACGAATATCCAAGTAACGGTATTTCATTCGAATGTCTTCGCCACCATCGGTTTCATCTTCAATGGTGAAAGGAGGAGTAAGCGCTGCATTCAATATTTTCATTTCAGTAACCAAAATCTCGATATCTCCAGTTGACAGATTCGGATTTTTGGCTTCACGCTCAATAACGATTCCTTTGGCTTGAATCACAAATTCACGACCAAGAGTTTTAGCTAGTTCGAAGACGGTTTTATCGGTACGACTTTCGTCAAAAATTAATTGGGTAACTCCGTAACGGTCGCGCAAATCGACCCAATTCATAAAACCTTTGTCTCTTGATTTTTGAACCCATCCTGCAAGCGTAACTTCGGTATTGATATGTGAGGCGTTCAATTCGCCACAATTATGACTTCTGTACATTGAAATAATTTTTTAGAGTGCAAAAGTAAAAACAAAAAACAACTTAATCCTAAAAACTATTCGGCAAGATGAAATATAAAGTAAGATATTTTAGGATTGTATTTTTTTATAAGCTATTTCTTTATATTTGAAGTCTAAATAAAAAAAATATGAAGAATTTATTTTTAATGGTATTACTGTGTCTTTTTTCGAGTACAAATTATGGTCAAACTAAAGAATATGCCACTTTTGAAGCTGATATTACTAATTTGAATGAGCCTATTTATCTTATGATGAAAGATAAGGTCGTGAAAAAATTTGTAAAAAATAGTGATGGAGTTTACAAAGACACCTTGAAAGTGGTTAAAGGAAATTACAGATTATTCGATGGTAAGCAATATACTTTAGTTTCTCTTGATAATAATTCAGATTTAAAACTAAAAATGGATGCTAATAATATTGATAAAACTATTGTTTTTTCTGGTGTTGGCTCTGAAATGAATAATTATATTGCTCAATCTGCTATTGCAATTAAAAAAATCGATATTAAAGGATTGTTCTTATTAGACGAAATTGCTCTAAAGAAAAAGATAGAAGAGATGGAACAGTCTGATAAAGCAAGAATAGATAAATATATTGTGGATCCGCAAGTGAATGCTACAATGAAAAAAGAGATAGGTGTTCAATATGCTAAATTGGAGGATGTTATTAAGAAAAATAAAGAAACACTAGCTTCTAGAAATAAAGAGCGTGAGTTGAAAAATGCGGAATTAAATAAAATGAATGGAACGCTTTCTCCAAGTTTTAATTATCGCAATTACAAAGGGATAAAAACAAAGTTAGAGGATTTTAAAGGGAAATATGTTTATATTGATTTATGGGCAACTTGGTGTGGACCTTGCATTAAAGAAATTCCATTTTTGCAGACTATCGAGCAAAAATACCACAATAAGAATATTGTCTTTGTGAGTATTTCTATAGATAAACAAACGGATTTTAAGAAATGGGAAACAATGGTAAAAGAAAAAAATTTGGGAGGAGTTCAGTTGATTGCAGATAATGATTGGAATTCTGAATTTGCCAAAAGTTTTGGTGTGACTAGTATTCCCAGATTTATTTTGATTGATCCAAGTGGTAAAGTAGTTAAAGCTGTAGCAGAAAGGCCATCAAATCCCCAATTAATTAAAGAATTGGATGTGCTTTTGAATTAAATGATTGATATAAATAAGGAAAATATTTTTTTATTTAAATTTTTTCTTTAAATTTACACTATATCAAAGACGCTCTAGATTACAGAAATTAGAGTAAAGTTTAGAAAATAAACTACTAATTCTGGATATTAAATTATTAATATAGCGTCCTATAAAAAAATCGGCTGTCGCAAATTTTTGCAACAGCCGATTTTGATTTATTAAATGTTTGGGTGAATAGGGGATAGTGCAAAATAAAGAATCCTTTAAGCGTTAATTTACAATGCTTAAAGGATTCATAAAGTGCGGATAATAGGACTCGAACCTACACGCCTTGCGGCACCAGATCCTAAGTCTGGCATGTCTACCAATTTCACCATATCCGCTAAAATTGTGAGTGCAAAGATAAACATAACTTCTAATTTTCAAAGGAATTTATAGAAAAATATTTATTCTCTTTTTTGTACTTTTGAAAGAGAAAAATTTAAACCTACTATGGAAACTATAAAAGCCTACGTTCAACAGCATAAAGACCGTTTTATCAGCGAATTATTCGAACTCTTAAAAATGCCTTCTGTAAGCGCTGATGCCGCTTACCATCAAGACATTATCAATACCGCCGATGCTATAAAAGTGAGCCTAGAGAAAGCAGGTTGCGATTTTGTCGAAATTTGTGACACACCCGGAAACCCAATTGTGTATGGCGAAAAAATAATTGATTCCAGCTTACCAACTGTTTTGGTTTATGGACATTACGATGTACAACCCGCCGATCCAATCGAATTATGGACTTCTCCACCATTCGAACCGGTTATAAAAAAAACCGAAATTCATCCCGATGGTGCCATTTTTGCCAGAGGCTCCTGCGACGATAAAGGTCAAATGTTCATGCACGTCAAAGCATTGGAATATATGATTCAATCGAATACTTTGCCTTGTAATGTGAAATTTATGATTGAAGGCGAGGAAGAAATTGGTTCCAAAAGTTTGAGCTGGTTTGTAGAAGGCAATCAGGAAAAACTAAAATGTGATGTAATTTTAATTTCGGATACCGGAATGATTTCCAACCAACAACCTTCTATCACCACTGGATTGCGTGGTTTAAGTTATGTAGAAGTCGAAGTTACTGGACCCAATAGAGATTTACATTCTGGTTTGTATGGCGGTGCTGTTGCCAATCCTATCAACGTTTTAGCTAAAATGATTGCTACGCTTCACGACGAAAATAATCGAGTTACCATTCCCGGTTTTTACGACAAAGTTGAAGAATTATCTCTTGAAGAAAGAGCCGAAATGGCAAAAGCACCCTTCGTTTTAGAAGATTACAAAAAAGCTTTGGACTTAAATGATGTCTATGGCGAAAAAGGCTATGTAACCAACGAAAGAAACTCGATTCGCCCAACGCTTGACGTGAACGGAATTTGGGGTGGATACATCGGCGAAGGAGCTAAAACCGTTATTGCGAGTCAGGCTTTCGCCAAAATTTCGATGCGATTGGTTCCGAATCAGGATTGGGAAGAAATCACAGAATTATTTACCAAACACTTTTTAAGCATAGCTCCAGCTGGAGTGAAAGTAAAAGTAAAACCGCATCACGGCGGACAAGGCTATGTAACGCCAACGGACAGCATTGGTTACAAAGCCGCCAACAAAGCCTATACCGAAACCTTTGGAGTTCCAGCAATTCCGGTGCGTTCTGGCGGAAGTATTCCTATTGTTGCCTTATTCGAAAAAGAATTAAAAAGCAAAACCATTTTGATGGGATTTGGTTTAGACAGCGATGCAATTCATTCACCAAACGAACATTTCGGGATTTTTAATTACCTGAAAGGAATTGAAACGATTCCGTTGTATTATAAGTATTTTGTGGAACTATCGAAATAAATCTTTTTTGTAAACTTTGTCAAAGTTTGAAACTTTGACAAAGATAAACTCCACTAGATATACATAAATCTATTCATCAAGGATTATACCCCAAATAATGCATTGCTTGTTCTTTGAAAACCACTCCATATTCTTCCAATTCTTTCAAAATAGGTAAATACACCTCTTCCCGAATTGGGAGTTGTACTCCAGGTGTTTTAATCTTTCCGTTCAGGATTAATAAGGTTGTTATGGCAACAGGCAAACCAACCGTTTTCGCCATTGCGGTATAGATTTGATCTTCGCCAATGCAAACCATTTTGGAATCGATTTGCTGTTTTTTACCATTCAATTCGTAGCCAAATTTATGATACATCACAATCATATCTTTATCATTTGGCTCCAATGTCCAGCTATCTGTTAGGATTTTTTCAAGAATTTGAGCTGGAGTAGCGTCTTTTAAACCTACTTTTTTATTGGGATTAAACAAATCCAATTCCAATAATTTATCCCACATAATATCGTCTTGATCGATTTTCAGAATCAAACGCATTTTGATTTCAACAGAATCTGTTGGGTGATAAGGCAAAAAAGAATTTACAAATTGGCGGTAACTCATATCTTCGGATCCTTCCATAACATAACTATCGTCTGTCATTCCGAGTTGAACAAACATATTCCAAGCTTTGGAAAAACCCACTTTACGAATGGTTCCACGGTACAAAGTTAGCACATCTTTCAAACCATAAACGTCAAGATATTTCAGAGAATCACGGTTCGAATAAGCCTCAAATCGTCCGTAACCTTCCACTTCTAAAAATTCGGTTCTACGGAATAAACTTCCATAAGGAATGTACTTATATGTTCCTTCCTGGATAAATTTTGCAGTTCCTCCCTGACCGGCAAGCACCACATTTCGAGGCGCCCAAGTAAATTTATAATTCCACAGATTCGTATCTGATTCTGGAGCTACAAGACCTCCGCAAAAGGATTCGAACAATAGCATTTTTCCACCTTTGGCTCTGATTTCGTTGATGACTTTCATCGCACTCATGTGGTCAATTCCGGGATCAAGACCGACTTCATTCATAAAAATCAAATTATTTTCTTTGGCCAAAATATCCAAATCCTGCATCGCATCGCTAATATAAGAAGCAGTTACTAAATGTTTTTTATGCACAATACAATCTCTGGCAACTTCAATATGCAAATGTGCAGGCAACATCGAAATCACGATGTCAGCTTTTTGAATAAGCATCTGTCTTTGATTTTTTTCGAAAATATCTAAAGCGATTGCGGTAGCATTGGGATGATTATTGGTTTTCTTTTGGGCGGAAGCCAATGACAAATCACCAATAATAAGATGCAGGTTTTCTTCATCAGATTTGTTTAAAAGGTATTGAATTAATGACGAAGCTGATCTTCCTGCTCCAATGATTAGAATTGTTCTCATAACTATAATTATTAAGACAAATGTAAGTTAATCATAAATAAAAAAGGGATAGCAAAAAGTATCGTTAAAATTGATTTTGTTTGATGAGAAAGCGATATTTTTGTGTTTAAAATAAAATAAAAAATGGACAAAAAAATAATTTCTACGGGAGCAATTTTCGGAATGCTCGCTATCATTTTAGGAGCTTTTGGCGCTCACGCATTAAAAAAAGTTTTAACTATCGATCAGCTTTCTACATTTGAAACCGGAGTGAAATACCAAATGTATCACGCCTTATTTTTATTGTTTATTGGATTGTCTTCCATTTCCCAAAAAACAAAAAGAATGATTTGTAATTTAGTTGTTGTTGGAATCATTTTCTTTTCAGGATCGATTTATTTATTGGCTACCAATGGTCTTTTTATTCCTTTTGATTTTAAAGCAATTGGATTTATTACTCCTATTGGCGGATTATTTTTAATCATTTCTTGGGGAGTTCTTTTGGTTAACATTCTTAAAAAAGCACCTCAATAATAATTATTTTCCTCACCCCAACCCTCTCCAAAGGAGAGGGAGCCGAAACTGGATTAATCAAAAAGAGCTGTTCATTTCGAACAGCTCTTTTTGTTATTAAGCCAAACAATTGAGATTTACTTTTTAGCAGCATCAATTCGTTTTTGAAAATCTTCCCAATTGTAAAAATGAAAGGTCATTCCGTTGCTCATCGCTACAAACATTCCTTTTTGAAATGCGCCGCCAAGGTTTAATGCCGTTACATCTGCGCCGTCGCATTCTATGGTAGAAGTTGGAATTTCGGCTAATAACGTATATTCATTGGCATTACCATTTGCTCCTTCTCTTGGATACACCATAAAAGTATTCGCTTGCTGATTGGATACCAAAATATAACCAGTTATTGCAGTTGTTTTATAAATAGCAATTCCTTCGTTATCCGCTTTGAAATCCTTTTGACCAAAAAGAGCTAATTCCGTATTATCATTCAAGGCTGGATCGGCTTTGTATTTTCTGATTCCGAATTGTTCATCGCAATAATAAAGAACACCCAATTCATTATCTACAGCAATGGCTTCGATTTCTTTTTTGCCACTGTATTTACCGAATTTTCGAACCACATTCGCTCCCGCTTTTCCATTGCCTGCATCGGTCAATTGGTATTGCCACAAATAGGTTTCAGAAGGGCCACTTTTTCTGCCAACGATAGCGAAAATAGCATTGTCACTTGGGCGAGTATATAAAGAAATCCCCATTGGATCACGTAGCAATTCACCATCAAAAACAGCAATTCCTCCATTGTCAATTGGTTTTAAATCGGGTAAGCTGAAAATTCTAATTCGATTATTTTCTCTTTCTGTTGTTACAGCAACATCTACTTTTTTGCCATCAATTAGCAAACCATAAGCGATGTCTACATTGTTGGGTCTTTTTAGAACTTCTGATTTGGCAATGATTTTTCCATTCAAATCAAAAGCATACAAACCACCGTCGGTATCTTTATCGGTACCAATAATAATACTTTTTGTAGCATCGGCAGGATTAATCCAAATAGCGGGATCATCTGTATCGTGCGGTAATGTTTGAGTTACTATGGCTGGTTTGACGGCATCTTTGCGAATAGGTGCCAACTTATTGCTACAAGAAGTAACGAAAAGGCTTAAAAACAGAATTGAGATTATATTAGTGTTCTTCATTGGATAATTCTTTTAATGCAATTAGACAGAATTGTTACATCCTGTCTAATTTATAAATTTTATTGTTTGTGTTTTTTAGAAGTCAAACTTCAATCCTAAATTATATCTAGCTTGATAGTATTCTACTTGTTTAGTATGTGATTCAACACCTTGATAATAACGCAACGGTTGATTGGTCAGGTTATTGGCTTCAGCAAAAATTCGGATGTCCTTTGTGATTTTATAGGCCGCATTCGCATCTACAAAAAACTGTTTGTCATAATAGCTGTCGTTGTATTCTTCTGACCCCAATTCGTCTAAATAATCGGAAGTAAAATTGGTAGAAACTCTAGCGGAGAAACGTTTGTTTTCCCAAGATAATGAACCATTAAACATATGCGGAGCAGTTCCCGGAAGACTGATATTTTTTCTTTCATTTCCATCTTCATCCGCAATTCCTTTGGCTTCTGATTTGGTGTAAGTATAGTTCAAATAAATTCCGAATCCTTTCAAGAATTTACTTTCGAAGAAATCCAGCTGACGCTGAAAAGCAAACTCAAAACCATAAACATCAACAGTATCTCCATTTTTTGGCTGAACAAATGTCCAATTTTCTCCTACTGGAATTGGGTTATCTTGCGTTGGGAAATCAGCAGCAAATTTAGCTGTTGTGTATTGACTATCACTGTAGTTATAAATGAAATCTTGCAATCTTTTATAGAAAACGCCTCCAGAAATTAATCCAACTGATTTGAAATAATTCTCTGCCATAAAATCATAATTGTATGAATAAGTAACATCCAAGTTTGGATTTCCAGCTGTGATTTCCATATCAGACGCAACGTTATTTACGTAAGGAGCTAGTGCATAATAATTAGGTCTAGCCAAAGCTGTAGTAGCTGCCGCTTTCAAAACTAAATCTTTGGTAGCATTGTATTGAAAAGTAAGACTTGGCAAAACATTGGTGTACGTATTGGTTGTGTTAATTTCACTTTCTAATTCTTCTTCGTCCAAAACACGGTTTGCTGTATAATCAATGTGTGTATTTTCTATACGAGCACCTACCACCATTGACAATTTATCATTAAAATCCTGATCCCATCTTACGTAAGCCGCATAAATATTTTCTTTGGCTTTGTAATTTACTGCTAAAAATTCGGATGGATCCAATTCTTTATCGAATAAAGAAGCATTATTCAAATCTAGATTTCCCAGATAATTTGCCGATGCAAAAGTGCCTGGCACAAATTGACTTCCTGGATTAAAATCTTTTCCATCAAAATAACTAGTTGGAACTTGAGATAAAGCATCCATATCGCCATTGATTGGTTCGTAAGCGAAAAACGAATTATTTCTTGATTTTTCTTTCATTCGAAGACGAAGACCCGTTCTGATTCTTCCTTTTTCGGCTGGAATAATAGTGAATGGGAAACGAACATTCAATTTAGCTCCAAATTCACTTTCTTTGGTTTCGTCTGTATTTTCAGAAATACCATCTAATTCTAAATCATTCAATGATTCTCCAATAGTTTTTACCAAAGGAAATCTTAAATCGGATAAATCTTGAGTTACATCCAAACCTTCTTGACGGTAATCAAGGTAACGCTCTCCCGGACGGTATTCTCTAGCGGTAGAATAATTAGTTGACCAATCTAAATCCAATTTAGAATTGATTAAATGCTCTCCACGAAGCGAGTAATTTTGCACTCTTTGGTCTTCTAATCTTCTGCTTTTGTTTCTGTTGTTATCAACTCCTCCTTTTGTTTGACGGGTTACACGACCTTCAAAACCTACTATTTGTTCTTCATCTACAGCATCATAAATGGCTTCGATATCGTCATAAGTAGTTCTGAAACGGTTTTCTCTATCGTCTCTCCAATTGTAAATCGCATTGGCAAAAATGGTGTTGTTTTCGTTGAATTTATAATCCATTGCCAACGAAGCACTTCTACGAATACGTTGCACATCGTATTTTCTA from Flavobacterium eburneipallidum includes these protein-coding regions:
- the aspS gene encoding aspartate--tRNA ligase: MYRSHNCGELNASHINTEVTLAGWVQKSRDKGFMNWVDLRDRYGVTQLIFDESRTDKTVFELAKTLGREFVIQAKGIVIEREAKNPNLSTGDIEILVTEMKILNAALTPPFTIEDETDGGEDIRMKYRYLDIRRNPVKNSLLFRHKVAMEVRKYLSDLDFCEVETPYLIKSTPEGARDFVVPSRMNEGQFYALPQSPQTFKQLLMVGGMDKYFQIVKCFRDEDLRADRQPEFTQIDCEMAFVEQEDILNVFEGLTRHLLKEIKGIDVDKFPRITYDYAMKTYGNDKPDIRFGMEFGELNEFAQHKEFPVFNAAELVVGIAVPGAGNYTRKEIDGLIDWMKRPQIGASGMVYVKCNEDGTFKSSVDKFYDQEDLTNWAKTTGAKAGDMIFVLSGPADKTRTQLSTLRMELATRLGLRNPAEFAPLWVIDFPLLELDEESGRYHAMHHPFTSPKPEDMKLLETKPGKVRANAYDMVLNGNEIGGGSIRIHDKATQQLMFKYLGFTPEQAKEQFGFLMDAFQFGAPPHGGLAFGLDRLVAILGGQETIRDFIAFPKNNSGRDVMIDAPSAIDELQLNELHIKLDLL
- a CDS encoding TlpA family protein disulfide reductase, whose product is MKNLFLMVLLCLFSSTNYGQTKEYATFEADITNLNEPIYLMMKDKVVKKFVKNSDGVYKDTLKVVKGNYRLFDGKQYTLVSLDNNSDLKLKMDANNIDKTIVFSGVGSEMNNYIAQSAIAIKKIDIKGLFLLDEIALKKKIEEMEQSDKARIDKYIVDPQVNATMKKEIGVQYAKLEDVIKKNKETLASRNKERELKNAELNKMNGTLSPSFNYRNYKGIKTKLEDFKGKYVYIDLWATWCGPCIKEIPFLQTIEQKYHNKNIVFVSISIDKQTDFKKWETMVKEKNLGGVQLIADNDWNSEFAKSFGVTSIPRFILIDPSGKVVKAVAERPSNPQLIKELDVLLN
- a CDS encoding dipeptidase; the protein is METIKAYVQQHKDRFISELFELLKMPSVSADAAYHQDIINTADAIKVSLEKAGCDFVEICDTPGNPIVYGEKIIDSSLPTVLVYGHYDVQPADPIELWTSPPFEPVIKKTEIHPDGAIFARGSCDDKGQMFMHVKALEYMIQSNTLPCNVKFMIEGEEEIGSKSLSWFVEGNQEKLKCDVILISDTGMISNQQPSITTGLRGLSYVEVEVTGPNRDLHSGLYGGAVANPINVLAKMIATLHDENNRVTIPGFYDKVEELSLEERAEMAKAPFVLEDYKKALDLNDVYGEKGYVTNERNSIRPTLDVNGIWGGYIGEGAKTVIASQAFAKISMRLVPNQDWEEITELFTKHFLSIAPAGVKVKVKPHHGGQGYVTPTDSIGYKAANKAYTETFGVPAIPVRSGGSIPIVALFEKELKSKTILMGFGLDSDAIHSPNEHFGIFNYLKGIETIPLYYKYFVELSK
- a CDS encoding saccharopine dehydrogenase family protein, encoding MRTILIIGAGRSASSLIQYLLNKSDEENLHLIIGDLSLASAQKKTNNHPNATAIALDIFEKNQRQMLIQKADIVISMLPAHLHIEVARDCIVHKKHLVTASYISDAMQDLDILAKENNLIFMNEVGLDPGIDHMSAMKVINEIRAKGGKMLLFESFCGGLVAPESDTNLWNYKFTWAPRNVVLAGQGGTAKFIQEGTYKYIPYGSLFRRTEFLEVEGYGRFEAYSNRDSLKYLDVYGLKDVLTLYRGTIRKVGFSKAWNMFVQLGMTDDSYVMEGSEDMSYRQFVNSFLPYHPTDSVEIKMRLILKIDQDDIMWDKLLELDLFNPNKKVGLKDATPAQILEKILTDSWTLEPNDKDMIVMYHKFGYELNGKKQQIDSKMVCIGEDQIYTAMAKTVGLPVAITTLLILNGKIKTPGVQLPIREEVYLPILKELEEYGVVFKEQAMHYLGYNP
- a CDS encoding DUF423 domain-containing protein gives rise to the protein MDKKIISTGAIFGMLAIILGAFGAHALKKVLTIDQLSTFETGVKYQMYHALFLLFIGLSSISQKTKRMICNLVVVGIIFFSGSIYLLATNGLFIPFDFKAIGFITPIGGLFLIISWGVLLVNILKKAPQ
- a CDS encoding phytase; protein product: MKNTNIISILFLSLFVTSCSNKLAPIRKDAVKPAIVTQTLPHDTDDPAIWINPADATKSIIIGTDKDTDGGLYAFDLNGKIIAKSEVLKRPNNVDIAYGLLIDGKKVDVAVTTERENNRIRIFSLPDLKPIDNGGIAVFDGELLRDPMGISLYTRPSDNAIFAIVGRKSGPSETYLWQYQLTDAGNGKAGANVVRKFGKYSGKKEIEAIAVDNELGVLYYCDEQFGIRKYKADPALNDNTELALFGQKDFKADNEGIAIYKTTAITGYILVSNQQANTFMVYPREGANGNANEYTLLAEIPTSTIECDGADVTALNLGGAFQKGMFVAMSNGMTFHFYNWEDFQKRIDAAKK
- a CDS encoding TonB-dependent receptor, whose translation is MKSKFLVVMLLCFTLMGFAQKGVISGKVLDKEDKMPLPGAMVELVGMNKYTISDQNGRYEFLNITLGTYTVQVKYIGYTAATGEVVLAAGANGIYNFELATSGTELKEVVIGDILKGQAKALNQQKHNKNIGNVISSDQVGRFPDANIGDALKRVPGVTMQNDQGEARNIIIRGLAPSLNSVTLNGDRIPSAEGDNRNVQMDLIPSDMISTIEVSKTLTPDMDADAIGGSVNLVTRPTPNGERISATVAGGYLPIRENASYTAGFVYGNRFFSNKFGAVLSGSYNNVDYGSDNIENEWVKDDFGNEFVQASEIRKYDVQRIRRSASLAMDYKFNENNTIFANAIYNWRDDRENRFRTTYDDIEAIYDAVDEEQIVGFEGRVTRQTKGGVDNNRNKSRRLEDQRVQNYSLRGEHLINSKLDLDWSTNYSTAREYRPGERYLDYRQEGLDVTQDLSDLRFPLVKTIGESLNDLELDGISENTDETKESEFGAKLNVRFPFTIIPAEKGRIRTGLRLRMKEKSRNNSFFAYEPINGDMDALSQVPTSYFDGKDFNPGSQFVPGTFASANYLGNLDLNNASLFDKELDPSEFLAVNYKAKENIYAAYVRWDQDFNDKLSMVVGARIENTHIDYTANRVLDEEELESEINTTNTYTNVLPSLTFQYNATKDLVLKAAATTALARPNYYALAPYVNNVASDMEITAGNPNLDVTYSYNYDFMAENYFKSVGLISGGVFYKRLQDFIYNYSDSQYTTAKFAADFPTQDNPIPVGENWTFVQPKNGDTVDVYGFEFAFQRQLDFFESKFLKGFGIYLNYTYTKSEAKGIADEDGNERKNISLPGTAPHMFNGSLSWENKRFSARVSTNFTSDYLDELGSEEYNDSYYDKQFFVDANAAYKITKDIRIFAEANNLTNQPLRYYQGVESHTKQVEYYQARYNLGLKFDF